The Watersipora subatra chromosome 1, tzWatSuba1.1, whole genome shotgun sequence genome has a window encoding:
- the LOC137408312 gene encoding carbohydrate sulfotransferase 10-like: protein MGFRSCFTSPSSTIVTIAIFLQIVIFSVYINRKYVDSVEIRQPVKATIGDVYRPAMASKSNDSERGEPSEEFIKTHRERVNKLREFCADFKHDLTKGFPKYDRLEDVLPSWNWITSPHHQLFYCATPKCASTTWKTYLMNDLKINWTIDTHQAATNLGVATMFPKEMPAFKDFLEFYRPANRLIIVRNPWARLVSAYEDKIVDSHWTLKKLCIAYEDYKSVAAVTFDVFIDCLTHSMRDVVWNPHVNPLTSLCGVCQMDYNIIVKLEEMYDAEPYIFKKLKFSTKPKYNPLRKGKYNKTYASHYKIVSQENIQRLYDIYKSDIEIFSYPSSPFDE from the exons ATGGGATTTCGATCGTGTTTCACCAGTCCAAGCTCGACAATCGTCACAATTGCCATTTTCCTACAGATAGTAATCTTCAGCGTATACATAAACAGAAAATATGTAGATTCGGTAGAAATTAGACAACCTGTTAAAGCGACGATCGGAGATGTATACAGACCAGCTATGGCCAGTAAATCTAACGATTCGGAAAGAGGTGAGCCGAGTGAAGAGTTCATCAAGACACACAGAGAGCGAGTGAACAAGCTAAGGGAATTCTGTGCTGACTTTAAGCATGACCTCACCAAGGGTTTTCCCAAGTATGATAGACTTGAAGACGTTTTACCGAGTTGGAATTGGATAACCTCTCCACACCATCAGCTGTTCTACTGCGCTACTCCCAAATGTGCCAGCACCACCTGGAAAACATATCTTATGAATGACTTAAAGATTAACTGGACCATCGATACGCATCA AGCTGCGACCAACTTGGGGGTCGCTACGATGTTTCCTAAAGAAATGCCTGCCTTTAAGGATTTTCTTGAGTTTTATCGTCCAGCCAATagacttattatagtaagaaaCCCATGGGCCAGACTAGTCTCAGCATATGAAGATAAGATTGTAGACAGCCACTGGACGTTGAAG AAACTGTGCATTGCTTATGAGGATTACAAATCTGTTGCTGCTGTGACATTTGATGTCTTTATTGATTGCTTGACACACAGCATGCGCGATGTTGTATGGAATCCACACGTGAACCCTTTGACATCACTGTGCGGCGTTTGTCAGATGGACTACAATATCATAG TTAAACTAGAAGAAATGTATGATGCTGAACCTTATATATTCAAGAAACTTAAATTCTCAACAAAGCCAAAGTACAATCCACTGAGAAAAGGAAAGTACAACAAAACATACGCAAGCCACTACAAGATAGTGTCTCAGGAAAATATTCAGCGGCTCTATGATATATACAAGTCGGATATTGAAATCTTCAGCTACCCGAGTTCACCCTTTGATGAATAG